Proteins encoded together in one Lathyrus oleraceus cultivar Zhongwan6 chromosome 5, CAAS_Psat_ZW6_1.0, whole genome shotgun sequence window:
- the LOC127084681 gene encoding protein DNA-DAMAGE INDUCIBLE 1 gives MKITVMTADEQILNLDVDPNESVENVKALLEVETSVPIQQQQILFNGNEVSNSQKLSAIGVKDDDLLMMTVSRAGAGAGAAGAVASSGSANDLSFNTDGSATNPGAFQQHFRRDSNLMGQLFQNDPELAQVILGNDLNKIQEILRLRHRQRDQLRRQKEEEMALLYADPFDVEAQKKIEAAIRQKGIDENWEAALEHNPEGFARVVMLYVDMEVNGVPMKAFVDSGAQSTIISKTCAERLGLLRLLDQRYKGVAHGVGQTEILGRIHVAPIKIGNIFYPCSFLVLDSPNMEFLFGLDMLRKHQCIIDLKENVLRVGGGEVSVPFLQEKDIPSRYLDEDKYSKEASSSGVPPPVTSGSNNSSQGGGASGGDRTKDSEFESKVAKLVELGFERQAVIQALQLFNGNEEQAAGFLFG, from the exons ATGAAGATCACTGTCATGACTGCTGATGAACAAATTCTCAACTTGGATGTCGATCCCAACGAATCT GTTGAAAACGTTAAAGCTTTGCTTGAGGTTGAG ACAAGTGTGCCTATACAGCAACAACAGATTCTTTTCAATGGGAATGAGGTGAGCAATTCTCAGAAATTGAGTGCCATTGGTGTTAAGGATGATGATTTGCTAATGATGACGGTCTCTAGGGCCGGCGCCGGTGCTGGTGCTGCTGGTGCTGTTGCTTCTAG TGGATCTGCCAATGATTTGAGCTTCAATACTGATGGATCTGCTACAAACCCTGGTGCTTTTCAGCAGCACTTTAGACGCGATTCTAATTTGATGGGCCAGCTCTTCCAG AATGACCCGGAGTTGGCACAAGTTATTTTGGGGAATGATCTCAATAAAATCCAGGAAATTTTGCGATTGCGTCATCGCCAAAGAGATCAATTACGGCGTCAGAAAGAAGAAGAGATG GCTCTTCTTTATGCCGATCCTTTTGATGTTGAAGCACAAAAGAAGATTGAAGCTGCCATCCGTCAG AAAGGAATTGATGAAAATTGGGAAGCTGCACTTGAACATAATCCTGAAGGTTTTGCAAGAGTG GTCATGTTGTATGTTGACATGGAGGTTAATGGCGTACCAATGAAG GCATTTGTTGATAGTGGAGCACAGTCTACCATTATATCAAAAACCTGTGCTGAGCGTTTAGG ATTACTGAGACTTTTAGATCAGCGTTACAAAGGAGTTGCTCACGGAGTTGGCCAAACCGAAATCTTGGGTAGAATACATGTAGCTCCAATCAAG ATTGGGAATATATTTTACCCTTGTTCATTCTTAGTGCTGGATTCCCCCAACATGGAGTTTCTCTTCGGGCTGGATATGCTCCGAAAACATCAG TGTATAATTGATTTAAAAGAAAATGTTTTGCGAGTCGGTGGAGGAGAAGTTTCAGTGCCGTTTTTGCAAG AGAAAGACATTCCGTCTCGGTATTTAGACGAGGACAAGTATTCCAAGGAAGCTTCAAGCTCAGGAGTCCCTCCCCCA GTTACATCAGGGAGCAATAATTCATCACAAGGAGGTGGTGCTTCTGGTGGTGACAGGACTAAG GATTCTGAATTTGAAAGCAAAGTTGCAAAGCTTGTTGAGCTAGGATTTGAAAGACAAGCAGTTATACAAGCTCTTCAACTATTCAATGGCAATGAGGAACAAGCAGCTGGGTTTCTTTTTGGCTGA
- the LOC127084682 gene encoding uncharacterized protein LOC127084682 encodes MQRTEASSSMEVDTVLSDPKVLPPKPQFEPLKPHEMSSGQVQFRKVSVPPHRYTPLKKIWMEIYTPVYEQMKIDIRMNLKARKVELKTRHDTPDISNLQKCADFVHAFMLGFDVVDAIAILRLDELYVESFEIKDVKTLRGDHLSRAIGRLSGKGGKTKFAIENASKTRIVIADTKIHILGSFANIKIARDSLCYLIMGSPAAKVYSKLRAVTSRMAERF; translated from the coding sequence ATGCAGCGAACCGAAGCATCTTCTTCGATGGAAGTCGACACTGTCCTATCGGACCCAAAAGTTTTGCCTCCAAAGCCTCAATTTGAGCCGCTAAAGCCCCATGAGATGTCCAGTGGTCAGGTTCAGTTTCGCAAGGTATCCGTTCCGCCGCATCGTTACACTCCTCTCAAGAAAATTTGGATGGAGATCTATACACCTGTATACGAGCAGATGAAAATTGATATCCGAATGAATTTGAAGGCTCGAAAAGTTGAGCTGAAGACAAGACATGATACTCCAGATATAAGTAACCTTCAAAAGTGTGCTGATTTTGTCCATGCTTTCATGCTGGGTTTTGATGTTGTAGATGCTATTGCTATTCTCCGGTTGGATGAGCTCTATGTTGAGTCCTTTGAGATTAAGGATGTTAAGACACTTCGAGGCGATCACTTGTCTCGGGCTATTGGAAGATTGTCTGGAAAAGGTGGTAAGACTAAGTTTGCAATTGAGAATGCCTCGAAGACAAGGATTGTGATTGCTGACACTAAAATTCACATTCTGGGATCGTTTGCAAACATCAAGATTGCTAGGGATTCTCTATGTTACCTAATTATGGGATCACCGGCCGCTAAGGTTTATTCTAAATTGAGAGCGGTTACTTCTAGGATGGCAGAAAGGTTTTGA